The proteins below are encoded in one region of Microcaecilia unicolor unplaced genomic scaffold, aMicUni1.1, whole genome shotgun sequence:
- the LOC115458787 gene encoding gastrula zinc finger protein xLCGF3.1-like, with translation THQMIHSGQKPFTCSECNKSFTCSSYLKLHQMIHCGKKPFTCSDCNKSFSSSSYLKTHQMIHSGKKPFTCSECNKGFTCSSHLKLHQMIHSGKKPFTCSECNKSFTCSSRLKLHQMIHSGKKPFTCSECNKSFTRSSHLKTHQMIHSGKKPFTCSECNKGFTCSSHLKLHQMIHSGKKPFTCSECNKSFTCSSRLKLHQMIHSGKKPFTCSECNKSFSSSSYLKTHQMIHSGQKPFTCSECNKSFTCSSYLKKHELIHSGKKPFTCTE, from the exons actcatcaaatgatccacagtggacagaaaccttttacatgctctgagtgtaataaaagtttcacttgtTCATCATACTTGAAacttcatcaaatgatccactgtggaaagaaaccttttacatgttctgattgtaataaaagctttagttCTTCTTCATatctgaaaactcatcaaatgatccacagtggaaagaaaccttttacatgctctgagtgtaataaag GTTTCACTTGTTCATCACACTTAAAacttcatcaaatgatccacagtggaaagaaaccttttacatgctctgagtgtaataaaagtttcacttgtTCATCACGCTTAAAacttcatcaaatgatccacagtggaaagaaaccttttacatgctctgagtgtaataaaagctttactcggtcatcacacctgaaaactcatcaaatgattcacagtggaaagaaaccttttacatgctctgagtgtaataaaggttTCACTTGTTCATCACACTTAAAacttcatcaaatgatccacagtggaaagaaaccttttacatgctctgagtgtaataaaagtttcacttgtTCATCACGCTTAAAacttcatcaaatgatccacagtggaaagaaaccttttacatgctctgagtgtaataaaagctttagttCTTCTTCATatctgaaaactcatcaaatgatccacagtggacagaaaccttttacatgctctgagtgtaataaaagtttcacttgtTCATCATACTTGAAAAAACATGaactgatccacagtggaaagaaaccttttacatgcactgagtga